A stretch of Myxococcus hansupus DNA encodes these proteins:
- the omp85 gene encoding Omp85 family outer membrane protein, translated as MSAPLMFIPVAVVLIASLSATPAASARVAPGLEPVKTTGFDAIAIPLVSFNSDQGFGYGAVGGMYLYAPGKKPYAHAISAQFFFSNRGVQNHSLKYDGPRLLGPLRVEGRLDYRREIRSPFFGAGNQSAPDFRGDVNNELYNFEKGTPGFWLRLRGHPFGDEHPLQSYVGYGWRHMRVEAYERSMLSMEKPLGMDGGNMGQLLAGFLWDTRDSESEPQRGGVEEFSLRVSGNATGNRYHYVGLTLSERRYFALSPRLTLAHRMTLDMLFGDVPFYEWSNTGGVNVSEGIGGMNSVRGIERNRFAGNIKAFMNTELRYQAARFQVLGQQLKVGAVAFVDLGRVWHPGVSDGKWWHWHPGVGGGLRFSRRAAVVRTDYAVSTGSGRQRFYVTFGHMF; from the coding sequence ATGTCGGCCCCCCTCATGTTCATTCCCGTCGCGGTCGTCCTCATCGCCAGCCTGAGCGCAACCCCTGCGGCCAGCGCACGCGTGGCGCCCGGACTGGAGCCTGTGAAGACAACGGGCTTCGACGCGATTGCCATCCCGCTGGTGAGCTTCAATTCGGACCAGGGCTTTGGCTACGGCGCCGTGGGCGGCATGTACCTCTACGCGCCGGGAAAGAAGCCCTATGCACACGCCATCAGCGCGCAGTTCTTCTTCAGCAATCGGGGCGTGCAGAACCACTCCCTGAAGTACGACGGACCTCGACTGCTGGGCCCGCTCCGCGTGGAAGGCCGCCTGGATTACCGGCGCGAGATTCGCAGCCCCTTCTTCGGCGCGGGGAACCAGTCCGCGCCGGACTTCCGAGGGGACGTGAACAACGAGCTGTACAACTTCGAGAAGGGAACGCCGGGCTTCTGGCTCCGGCTGCGCGGGCACCCCTTCGGAGACGAACACCCGCTCCAGTCCTACGTGGGCTACGGCTGGCGGCACATGCGCGTGGAAGCCTACGAGCGGTCCATGCTGTCGATGGAGAAGCCGCTGGGCATGGACGGCGGCAACATGGGCCAGCTCCTCGCGGGCTTCCTCTGGGATACGCGCGACTCCGAATCAGAGCCCCAACGCGGCGGCGTGGAGGAGTTCTCGCTGCGCGTGTCCGGCAACGCCACGGGCAACCGCTATCACTACGTGGGCCTCACGCTGAGCGAGCGGCGTTACTTCGCGCTGTCTCCCCGGCTGACGCTGGCGCACCGGATGACGTTGGACATGCTCTTTGGCGACGTGCCGTTCTACGAATGGAGCAACACGGGCGGCGTCAACGTGTCCGAAGGCATTGGTGGCATGAACAGCGTGCGCGGCATCGAGCGCAACCGCTTCGCCGGGAACATCAAGGCGTTCATGAACACGGAGCTGCGTTATCAGGCGGCTCGGTTCCAGGTGCTCGGGCAACAGCTCAAGGTGGGCGCGGTGGCGTTCGTGGACCTGGGCCGGGTGTGGCACCCGGGAGTCTCGGACGGCAAGTGGTGGCACTGGCACCCGGGCGTCGGCGGAGGCCTGCGATTCTCCCGACGCGCGGCGGTGGTCCGCACGGACTACGCGGTGTCCACCGGCTCCGGACGCCAGCGCTTCTACGTCACCTTCGGCCACATGTTCTGA